Proteins from a genomic interval of Sphingobacterium lactis:
- the pnp gene encoding polyribonucleotide nucleotidyltransferase, whose product MIYNEKKVTIEMGGGQAPIELSTGKLAKQADGSVVLKQGATMLLATVVSSKEAKAGVDFLPLSVDYQEKYAATGRIPGGFLRREARLSDYEVLISRLIDRALRPLFPETYHADTQVMVSLISADKDIMPDALAGLAASAAIAVSDIPFNGPISEVRVAKIDGQLVINPTMSALANASLEFIVAGSAQDIVMVEGEAKEISENEMVEAIAFAHEAIKKQVAAQLELASLVGAQTKREFNHEPENQELKDAVYAATYDKVYAVAKSGSSKHERTEKFAEIGEEFFATLGEDLDDDTEFLKKKYFHDVQYDAVRNLVLNEGIRLDGRDVRTVRPILTEVDFLPAAHGSAVFTRGETQSLTSVTLGAKDDEQMIDGAFIHGYNKFLLHYNFPGFSTGEVRPNRGPGRREVGHGNLAMRSLKQVLPSGEDNPYTIRVVSDILESNGSSSMATVCAGTLALMDAGVKISAPVSGIAMGLITDEKTGKYAILSDILGDEDHLGDMDFKVTGTEKGIVGCQMDLKINGLKWEVLTQALDQAKEARLHILGEMAKTITTPREDYKPHAPRIIQMTIDKEFIGAVIGPGGKIIQEMQRETGATISIEEVDNQGIVQIFADNKDSIDAATARIKAIVARPEIGEIYEGKVRSIMPFGAFVEIMPGKDGLLHISEIDWKRLETMDGVFKEGDIVTVKLLDIDKQGKMKLSRKALLPRPPKENPKENKPEA is encoded by the coding sequence ATGATTTATAACGAAAAGAAAGTTACAATTGAGATGGGCGGCGGACAAGCTCCTATCGAATTGTCTACTGGTAAGTTAGCGAAACAAGCTGATGGATCAGTAGTATTGAAACAAGGAGCAACGATGTTGCTAGCTACTGTGGTATCATCGAAAGAAGCGAAAGCGGGTGTCGATTTCTTGCCTTTATCAGTAGATTACCAAGAAAAATATGCTGCAACAGGTCGTATCCCTGGAGGATTCTTGCGCCGTGAAGCTCGTTTATCTGACTACGAGGTCTTGATCTCCCGTTTGATCGACAGAGCATTGCGTCCATTGTTCCCGGAGACTTACCACGCCGATACACAGGTTATGGTGAGCTTGATCTCTGCAGATAAGGATATTATGCCGGATGCTTTGGCAGGATTGGCAGCATCAGCAGCTATCGCCGTATCGGATATTCCTTTCAACGGACCAATCTCTGAAGTTCGGGTTGCGAAAATCGACGGTCAGTTGGTGATCAACCCAACGATGTCCGCTTTGGCGAACGCAAGCCTTGAATTTATTGTGGCAGGTTCCGCACAGGATATCGTGATGGTAGAAGGCGAAGCGAAAGAAATTTCTGAGAATGAAATGGTGGAAGCGATTGCTTTCGCTCACGAAGCGATCAAAAAGCAAGTTGCTGCACAGCTTGAATTGGCAAGTCTTGTAGGTGCACAGACAAAACGTGAATTCAACCACGAGCCAGAAAATCAAGAATTGAAAGATGCGGTTTACGCAGCGACATACGATAAAGTTTACGCTGTAGCAAAATCAGGTTCTTCAAAACACGAGCGTACCGAAAAATTCGCTGAAATCGGTGAAGAGTTCTTCGCTACTTTAGGTGAAGATCTTGACGACGATACAGAGTTCTTGAAGAAGAAATATTTCCATGATGTACAATACGATGCGGTACGTAATTTGGTATTGAACGAAGGCATCCGTTTGGATGGTCGTGATGTACGCACGGTACGCCCGATCCTAACCGAGGTAGATTTCTTGCCTGCGGCACACGGTTCTGCTGTATTTACACGTGGAGAAACACAATCATTGACATCGGTAACCTTAGGTGCTAAGGATGATGAGCAAATGATCGATGGAGCTTTTATCCATGGATACAACAAATTCCTATTGCACTACAACTTCCCAGGTTTCTCAACCGGTGAAGTAAGACCTAACCGTGGTCCTGGTCGTCGTGAAGTAGGTCATGGTAACTTGGCCATGCGTTCATTGAAGCAGGTGTTGCCTTCAGGTGAGGATAACCCTTACACGATCCGTGTGGTTTCCGATATCTTGGAATCCAATGGTTCATCTTCTATGGCTACCGTATGTGCGGGTACATTGGCCTTGATGGATGCAGGTGTGAAAATCTCCGCGCCAGTTTCTGGTATTGCGATGGGATTGATCACGGATGAGAAAACAGGTAAATACGCAATCCTTTCCGATATCTTAGGTGATGAAGATCACTTGGGTGATATGGACTTCAAAGTAACGGGTACTGAAAAAGGTATCGTTGGTTGTCAGATGGACTTGAAGATCAATGGTCTGAAATGGGAAGTGTTGACACAAGCGTTGGATCAAGCGAAAGAAGCACGTCTTCACATCTTGGGCGAAATGGCGAAAACCATTACTACTCCTCGTGAAGATTACAAACCGCATGCTCCACGTATCATTCAGATGACGATCGATAAAGAATTCATCGGTGCGGTTATCGGACCTGGTGGTAAGATCATCCAAGAAATGCAACGCGAAACAGGTGCTACGATCTCCATTGAGGAAGTTGACAACCAAGGTATCGTGCAGATCTTCGCAGACAACAAAGATTCGATCGATGCAGCTACGGCACGTATCAAGGCAATCGTTGCTAGACCGGAAATCGGTGAAATCTATGAAGGTAAAGTAAGATCCATTATGCCATTCGGTGCATTCGTTGAGATTATGCCAGGTAAGGATGGATTGTTGCATATTTCCGAAATCGACTGGAAACGTCTGGAAACAATGGACGGTGTCTTTAAGGAAGGCGATATCGTAACGGTTAAATTGTTGGATATCGATAAGCAAGGTAAAATGAAGCTTTCTAGAAAAGCCTTATTACCGAGACCTCCAAAGGAAAATCCTAAAGAGAACAAACCGGAAGCATAA
- a CDS encoding ROK family transcriptional regulator, with amino-acid sequence MDSLKLSILKRLYFSNPQSIAELSSTIGKSVPNITNSVNKLLQAGLIEHAGLAASTGGRRAAHFAPNADKLPLILSVAIDQYYTSVAVVDFKNHYKTEIRTAAIDLKSPEAYTELRALIEASLSEIDRKMVYGMGISIPGFVDSNSGKNNSYPEDAPLYDLKHQLERDFRLPTYVENDSSAIAIAEHHFGKAKEVRNAMVINLNWGVGLGMIIDNELYRGHSGYAGEFSHIPLSNLNKLCSCGKKGCLEVEASLVAAIDFALERLQSGEESSLKHKITSDGRLSGNDLLDAAIAGDQLAMEAINRIGYMLGKGIATLIHIINPQKVIISGRGAKAQDILLPQIQSAILEFSIQRLSKDTTIEFSNTDHIQLLGSTCICVLNADKSIYKQQLTD; translated from the coding sequence GTGGATAGCCTGAAATTATCGATACTCAAGCGGCTTTACTTCTCCAATCCGCAGTCTATTGCGGAATTGAGCAGTACAATTGGCAAAAGTGTTCCGAACATCACCAATTCGGTCAATAAACTCTTGCAGGCAGGACTCATCGAACACGCTGGTTTGGCGGCTTCTACAGGAGGACGTAGAGCGGCCCACTTCGCACCCAATGCCGACAAATTACCCTTAATCCTTAGTGTCGCCATCGATCAATATTACACGTCTGTTGCTGTTGTTGATTTTAAGAATCACTACAAAACTGAAATCAGGACCGCAGCTATCGACCTGAAATCTCCCGAAGCATATACGGAACTACGTGCGCTGATCGAAGCATCCCTTTCGGAAATTGACCGGAAAATGGTGTACGGAATGGGGATCAGTATTCCGGGGTTTGTGGACAGCAACAGCGGGAAGAACAATTCGTATCCCGAGGATGCGCCACTTTACGACCTGAAGCACCAATTGGAACGGGATTTTCGCTTGCCGACCTATGTCGAGAATGATTCTTCTGCGATTGCAATCGCAGAACACCATTTCGGCAAAGCAAAGGAAGTGCGGAATGCGATGGTGATCAATCTAAACTGGGGCGTAGGATTGGGCATGATCATCGACAATGAGCTTTATCGTGGCCATAGTGGGTATGCGGGCGAGTTCAGCCATATCCCATTATCCAACCTGAATAAGTTGTGCTCCTGTGGCAAAAAGGGTTGCCTGGAGGTGGAAGCCTCCCTTGTTGCAGCGATTGATTTTGCACTGGAAAGATTACAGTCCGGGGAAGAGTCGTCGTTGAAACATAAAATCACTTCAGATGGTCGCCTCAGCGGGAATGACCTCTTGGATGCAGCAATTGCCGGGGATCAATTGGCCATGGAGGCCATCAACAGAATCGGCTATATGCTCGGCAAGGGCATTGCGACATTGATCCACATCATTAATCCGCAGAAAGTCATCATCAGCGGCCGGGGGGCAAAGGCCCAGGATATCCTGTTGCCACAGATCCAATCGGCCATCCTTGAATTCAGCATCCAACGCTTATCAAAAGATACTACTATTGAATTTTCAAATACCGATCATATACAACTATTAGGTTCAACTTGTATCTGTGTACTAAACGCAGATAAAAGCATCTACAAACAACAATTAACAGACTAA
- a CDS encoding acyltransferase family protein has product MKQRYYSLDVFRGATVALMIMVNNPGTWSHMFAPLKHAPWHGCTPTDLVFPFFLFAVGNAMSFVIPRLQEAGDGVFWKKVIKRTVLIFLIGLGLNWFPFVQWVDGTLQFREWVSSVDPDKGVRILGVLQRIAIAYFFASILAYYFKPRTLIYISAVILLGYWGLCMVLGTGDPYSLEGWFGTAIDKQILGVAHMYKGEGVPFDPEGLMSALPAVVQVVFGYLAGVFIKKQGSVDWLWTKVPVSQEPHFKLLSGLFVTGFILLVLAWTWSLGFPINKKIWTSSYVLYTTGLGVLTLGTMIWYIEVQRVRNNLTKFFDVFGKNPLFIFVLSGLLPKGLGLIRIPNGVNEAGEAVFTTPFAWFYKNVCAHLPGPPEVGSFAYSLCFLVVMWAICYWLDQKKIYIKV; this is encoded by the coding sequence ATGAAACAGCGTTATTATTCCTTAGATGTGTTTCGTGGTGCGACCGTTGCCTTAATGATCATGGTCAACAATCCAGGAACATGGTCCCATATGTTTGCACCCTTGAAGCATGCCCCTTGGCATGGCTGCACGCCTACCGATCTGGTCTTTCCCTTTTTCCTATTTGCCGTCGGTAATGCCATGTCCTTTGTTATTCCTCGTTTGCAAGAGGCCGGAGATGGGGTGTTCTGGAAAAAGGTCATCAAGCGGACGGTCCTGATCTTCTTGATCGGTCTTGGACTGAATTGGTTTCCCTTCGTGCAATGGGTGGATGGGACACTGCAATTCCGTGAATGGGTCAGTTCTGTTGATCCCGATAAAGGTGTCCGCATCCTTGGGGTATTGCAGCGGATTGCCATTGCTTATTTCTTTGCATCCATCTTGGCGTATTATTTCAAGCCACGGACGCTGATCTATATATCCGCGGTTATCCTGTTGGGGTATTGGGGGCTGTGCATGGTGCTAGGTACCGGTGATCCCTATAGCCTGGAAGGATGGTTCGGGACAGCCATTGACAAGCAAATTTTGGGCGTAGCCCATATGTATAAGGGTGAAGGTGTCCCTTTTGATCCGGAAGGATTGATGAGTGCACTGCCGGCGGTCGTTCAGGTGGTGTTCGGTTATCTAGCTGGCGTATTCATCAAAAAACAGGGTAGTGTGGATTGGTTGTGGACGAAAGTCCCGGTCAGCCAGGAGCCCCACTTCAAATTACTCTCCGGTCTTTTCGTGACAGGTTTTATCCTGTTGGTGCTGGCCTGGACCTGGTCATTGGGATTCCCGATCAACAAAAAAATCTGGACCAGTTCGTATGTCTTGTACACCACGGGCTTGGGCGTACTAACCCTGGGTACCATGATCTGGTATATTGAAGTGCAAAGGGTGAGAAACAACCTGACCAAGTTCTTTGATGTTTTCGGCAAGAACCCTTTGTTTATCTTTGTTTTGAGTGGGCTTTTGCCCAAGGGGCTCGGTCTGATCCGAATTCCCAATGGCGTGAATGAGGCGGGCGAAGCTGTTTTTACCACACCATTTGCCTGGTTCTATAAAAATGTGTGTGCACACCTGCCCGGACCTCCAGAAGTGGGTTCATTTGCCTATTCGCTATGCTTTCTTGTAGTGATGTGGGCCATTTGCTATTGGCTGGATCAAAAGAAGATTTACATCAAGGTGTAA
- the rpsO gene encoding 30S ribosomal protein S15, producing the protein MYLSKEYKADIFQEFAGSAENTGSAEGQVALFTKRIAHLTGHLKSNRKDFNTQRSLQKLVGKRRSLLAYLYKKDIERYRAIIKGLGLRDIIK; encoded by the coding sequence ATGTATTTAAGTAAAGAGTACAAAGCTGATATCTTCCAAGAATTTGCTGGATCAGCTGAAAACACAGGTTCTGCAGAAGGACAAGTTGCATTATTTACGAAAAGAATCGCTCACTTAACTGGGCATTTGAAATCGAACAGAAAAGATTTTAACACACAACGTTCCCTACAGAAATTAGTAGGTAAGCGTCGTTCGTTATTGGCTTATTTGTACAAAAAAGATATCGAAAGATACCGTGCAATCATCAAAGGATTAGGTTTACGTGATATCATCAAGTAA